GAAGACGGAGACCGGACGGGCCACCAGGGTGAGGAGCACCCCCGCGGCGAGCGCGAGGGCGACGGTCGACACCGTGATGCGCCCGGGCGACAGCAGCAGGCCGAGCATGACGAAGAGCCCGATCTGCGCCATCCAGGCGATGCCCTCGGCGAAAGACTTGGTGGTCGCTCGGTGCGGCAGCTCGGCGTTGCCCAGCACCAGCGCAGCGACGTAGACCGCGGCGAAGCCGGAGGCATGGAGGGCGGCACCGGTGCCGTAGGCGAGGATGCAGAACGAGAGCACGGCGAGCGGGTAGAGACCGGAGGCCGGAAGAGCCGCGCGGCCCATCACCCATCCGCCGAGCCAGCCCACGACGAGTCCCAGCAGGACACCTGCTGCGAGCTCGTACAGGACGAGTCCGAGCATCGCCAGGATCCCGTGCTCGCTCGCGGCCCCGGACGACACGAGCACCACGAGGACGACGACGGGCGCGTCGTTCAGGCCGGACTCGGCCTCGAGGGCACCGGTCAGCCGGCGCGGCAGCGGGACCGTGCGCAGCACGCTGAAGACGGCCGCGGCGTCCGTGGCCGACGTGGCGGCACCCAGCAGGAGCGCGAGGCGCCAGTCGAGCCCGAGGAGGAAGTGTCCGGAGAGCGCCATGAGTCCGACCGACACGGCGACACCCACGGTCGCCAGCGACACCCCGAGCTTCATCGTCGGTCTGATCGACTCCCACGACGTGGTCAGACCACCTTCGGCGAGGATCAGGACGAGTGCTCCGAAGCCGAGCGCGTGCGCGACCTGCGCATCGCTGAACTCGATGCCGATCACGGACTCGCCGAGCACGACGCCCATGAGCAGGTAGAGCAGCAGGGACGGCAGGCCGAAGCCGGCGGAGAGACGCACCGCGAGGATCGCCAGCAGGGTGATGACCGAGCCCGCCAGCAGCACGTTGTCGAGCTGGTGGGCGTCGAAGGTCAAGAGGTCACCTCGGCGTCGTGGTCGGCGGGATCGCAGTCTAGCCGGGCAGCGTTCATCGAGGCGCGGCGCGCGCGTCACCCACGACCGCTTGCATGCAGCACATGACCCTGCGCATCTCGGGCGCCGTCGCCGCCCTCGTCACGCCACTCGCCCTGACCACCCTCGTCCCCGTGTCGGCGCACGCGTCACCGGGCGCAGCACCGACCGGCACAGCCGCCACGACGACCCCGGTGGTGATCGGCCACCGCGGCGCGTCCGGCTACCGCCCCGAGCACACGCTCGCCTCCTACCGGCTGGCGATCCGGATGGGCGCCGACTACATCGAGCCCGACCTGGTCTCGACGAAGGACCACGTCCTCGTCGCGCGGCACGAGAACGAGATCGGTGGCACCACCGACGTCGCCGACCACCCCGAGTTCGCGGACCGCAGGACGACGAAGACGATCGAAGGCCAGCGGGTCACCGGCTGGTTCACCGAGGACTTCACGCTGGCGGAGCTGAAGACGCTGCGCGCCAAGGAGCGCCTGCCGCAGGTGCGCCCGGCCAACACGGCGTACGACGGGAGGTTCGAGGTGCCGACCTTCCAGGAGGTGCTCAACCTGGCCCGCGCGGAGTCGCGCCGCTACGGCCGCACGATCGGGGTCTACCCGGAGACCAAGCACCCCTCCTACTTCGACTCGATCGGGCTGAGCCTCGAGGAGCCGCTGGTGGCGCTGCTGCACAAGTACGACCTCGACGACGCCGACGACAAGGTCGTGATCCAGTCCTTCGAGACCGGCAACCTGCGGGAGCTGGACCGCCTGGTCGACACCCCGATCGTCCAGCTG
The sequence above is a segment of the Nocardioides jiangxiensis genome. Coding sequences within it:
- a CDS encoding potassium/proton antiporter; this translates as MTFDAHQLDNVLLAGSVITLLAILAVRLSAGFGLPSLLLYLLMGVVLGESVIGIEFSDAQVAHALGFGALVLILAEGGLTTSWESIRPTMKLGVSLATVGVAVSVGLMALSGHFLLGLDWRLALLLGAATSATDAAAVFSVLRTVPLPRRLTGALEAESGLNDAPVVVLVVLVSSGAASEHGILAMLGLVLYELAAGVLLGLVVGWLGGWVMGRAALPASGLYPLAVLSFCILAYGTGAALHASGFAAVYVAALVLGNAELPHRATTKSFAEGIAWMAQIGLFVMLGLLLSPGRITVSTVALALAAGVLLTLVARPVSVFVSALGSRLERREKVFLSWAGLRGAVPIVFTTIPLAEGVPGAPRLFDIVFVMVVVFTLLTGPTLPWVAKVLRVAKRSEPREVAIEAAPLERIAADLLQVRISSRSRMHGVEVGELRLPHGASVSLVIRDGELLVPPLRMVLRHGDELLVVTPRKQRHATEERLRLVARGGRLAQWLGTEPGD
- a CDS encoding glycerophosphodiester phosphodiesterase — translated: MTLRISGAVAALVTPLALTTLVPVSAHASPGAAPTGTAATTTPVVIGHRGASGYRPEHTLASYRLAIRMGADYIEPDLVSTKDHVLVARHENEIGGTTDVADHPEFADRRTTKTIEGQRVTGWFTEDFTLAELKTLRAKERLPQVRPANTAYDGRFEVPTFQEVLNLARAESRRYGRTIGVYPETKHPSYFDSIGLSLEEPLVALLHKYDLDDADDKVVIQSFETGNLRELDRLVDTPIVQLVDASGAPYDLQAAGDPRTYADLVTPAGLADIATYADGIGANKNLVMPRTSGAITSPSGLVADAHADGLLVHVWTMRAENQFLPTNLRVGTDPNAHGDLASEVTAFLDAGVDGVFSDQPDIAVAARDAWLG